The following is a genomic window from Azospirillaceae bacterium.
CGCCAGGCGGTCCACCGGGACGTTGCCTTCGGCCAGCAGGGCCAGGCTGGCCGCCCGGTCACGCAGGTCGGAGCCAAAGTCGCGCATGCCCGGCAGGGTGATGCGCAGGCCGTCGACCCGGGCGTAGGCTTCCTGCGCCTGGGGCAGGCCGGCAGCCGCCAATGCCGCGGCGGCATGGGCACGGGCCAGGCGGGTGGGCAGCCTGTCCCAGAAGGTTTCATAGAAATAACGCACGGCCGCGGTGTCCACCGCCTTGGCCTTGGCAACCACGGCCAAGGCGTAGGCGCGGGCCGGCAGGTCGGCCGGTTCCACCCAGCTGTTGCCGACGCTGCGCACCAGCCAGTCCAGGCCCTTGCGGTAGGGGGCGTCCGGCACGGCGTGGCCGGCGTCACGCGCCCGGGTCAGGAAGTCCATGACATAGGCGGACAGCCAGGGTTCGGCCGGGCCGTCGGCCGACCACAGGGCGAAGCCGCCGTCGGCCCGTTCCAGGGTCAGCACCTTGTCGATGGCGCGGTCCACCCGCTCACGCAGCGCCGCGTCGGTGGACAGGCCCAGGGCCTTGGCGGCATCGCCCAGATACAGCAGCGGCAGGCTGCGGCTGGCGATCTGTTCCGACGAGCCATAGGCGTTACGGTCCAGGGTCATCAGCAGGCCGGGCACGTCCAGTTCCGGCAGGGGGCTGAGCGCCAGGCCCGCAACCGCCGTTTCCGGGCGCAAGCCCTGCGCCGATTCGCTGGGCACCTGCACCGTCGTGCCGGGGCGGATGTCCACCGTCTCATGCCGGGTCACGACCGGCAGGTTGCCCCGCACCGGCACGGTGAAATCACGCGTCAGATTAAGGCCCTCCGGCCCCTTCACCGTCATCACCAGGCGGCCGTTGCCCACGGCCAGGCCCTTGATGTCGCGGTTCAGGGTGACCTTGCCGCCCTTGGCCACGCTGCGGAACACGGCGACGACGTCGCGCGGTTCCGGACGCGCCACGTCCTTGCCCTTGCGCTTCTTGGCGCCGACGCCGCGGTTGGCGGTATCGACCGGGAAGGACAGCGGGCCTTCGGCCTGCAAGGTCACGGTATAGGTGCCCTTCACGCCGCTGACGTTGTTCAGCGTCAGGGTCAGGCGGGCGGTGTCCTCCGGCGCCAGGAAGCGGGGCAGCACCATGTCGGCCTGCACCGGATCACGCACCGACAGAACGCGGTCGGCATGGCCCAGCGCGCCGGCCGACCAGACGGTGGCCATCAGGCGCAGCCGGCCCTGGAAGTCCGGCAGGGCCAACGGTACCTGCACCTTGCCGTCATTGCCCACCGCCAGCACGCCGGTATAGAGCGCCACCACCGGCGCGCCGCGCGGCGGCACGGAGTCCGAGGATGGGGCCGCCGCGGGCGGCGGGGCGGACGGCGCACCGTGCGGCGCCGTCAGGCGACCGTAGACGTCGTGGATGTCCACGCCCAACTGGCGCTGGCCGTAAAACCAGCCTTCGGGATCGGGGGTCTTGTAGCCGGTGAGGTCCAGCACGCCCTGGTCCACCGCCGACAGCACCAGGTGAACGCCCTGCCCGGGTGCCGCACCCGGCACCACGATGGGAATGTGCACGGTGGTGCGCGGCCGGCTTTCGGCCGGGCCGTCGATCTTGGGCGTCAGGGTGCGGCCGGCCATGGCCACCGGCAGCCAGTCCACACCCACCGCGCGGCGCGGCAGGGACCGCCGCCCGGCCTCGACCGGGGCGAAGGCGTTGGCGATGATGTAGGCGCCGCCGCCGATGTCGGCATCGACCGGCACCTCCACCAAGGCGCCCTCGGCCCCGATCTCCCGGGTCAGGGTCTGGCGCACGGCACGGTCGGCCAGGGTGATCAGCACAGTGCTGCGGTAGGGCGGGCGCACGAAGACCGACGCCTTGGAACCGGGGACCAGCGGCCCACCGCCCACGGCACCCTTCACCGTCACCTCCACCGCATCCGGCGTCTCACCCAGGCGGGCGCTGACCCAGGAACCGGCGGCGAAACGCACACTACCGGCGACGCCGGTGGCGGGGTCGTAGACCTCAAGCCGATAACGGCCGGAGGTCACCGGCGCCTCGATCCCGGCGGGACCCTTGGCGGTGGCGGCCACGGTGCCGCCCGTCAGCTTCTGGTCGCGCACCTGGGGCTTGTAGTCCCAGCTGCCGTTGGCCTCGAACCAGACATAGTCCAGCCGTTCCTCATAGAGGTCGTAGGACAGCTGCCCCTTGTCCAGGGGCTTGCCGTCGGGGGAGACGGCGATGACGTCGAAGCCGGCGGTCGCCCCCTCGGGCACGGCGTCGTCGGCGAAACGCGGGCGGATGCCGATGGTGTAGGGGTGGCGTTCCACCGGCACCACCAGATCGTGGGCGGTGGTGCCGCCGCCGACATCGAACAGGGCGGCATGGAACACCGCCTCCAGCGGGCGGGAACCGTCCAGCTTGCCTTTCAGCGACACCGGCACGCTGGCGACACCATTGGCGTCGGTGGCGAATCCGGGCAGCGTCTCCTGCCGGGGGGCGCCATCCTCCTGCGCCAAGCCGAAGCGGTACCCCTGGTACTGCAGGCCCTGAAGCTGCGGGAAGGGATCGGCCGCCGGGCGCAGGGTGACCGATAGGGTGCCGGCCAGGTTGGCCGCCGGCACGCCGGCCGGCGTGCGGCCGTTGACGGACAGGGTCAGCGCCCCTTCCGGCCCGATGCGGGCCTGGTCGGCGGAGAGATCCAGATTGACGCGCGGCGGCACGAAGTCCGCCACCTGCAGGCGCAGGGTGCCCACGGCCGGGCCATCGGCATCGGCGTGCACCGTCATGGTCCAGGTGCCGGCGGCGGCGTTGCTGGGCACGTCCACGATGGCGGCGTAACCGCCGTTGCCCCGATCAGCCAGGGCCAGGCGCTCAATCTCCAGCCCATCGGGGCGCTGGACCTTCAGGGTCAGCGGCCGGCCGGCCACGGCCTGGGCGGCGGCGTCGCGCAACAGGGTGGTGACGTGCACCGCCTCACCCGGGCGATAGATGCCGCGATCGGCGAAGACATAGGCGTCCAGGGCCCCCGGCGAGGGCCGGCCGGCAGCACCACGCGCCGCCAGGTCCAGGCCCGGCGCCGTCAGGTCCAGGAAGCTGAAGTCGCCGTCCTTGGTGCTGGCGAACAGGGCCTGGCCCTTGGCGGCACCCGAGGCGGCATCAAAGCGCGCGGCACCATCGGGCCCGGTCACCACCTTGCCCAGTTCCTTGTTGTCGCGGGCGACCACCCGCACCTCAACCCCCGCCAGCGGCGTGGCGGTGCGCAGGGAATGGACGTAGACCAGCAGGCCGTTGGTGCCCGACAGGGTGGTCAGGCCCAGGTCGGAGACGATGAACCACTGGGTGGCGCGACCTTCCCAGCTGGCGGCCTTGGCGGTGGCGTCCTCCGCCACCGCGACGTAGACGCCGGGCTTCAGTTGGCCCAGCACCGCGTCGATGGGGAAAGGTGTCACCTGCGCCTGGTTGCGCTTGTCGCCCACGGCCATCTCGCCGCGCCACACCAGTTCACCGTTCTTTTCCACCAGCGAGCCGACGTCGATGTCGTTCAGGGTCTGGTTCAGGCGGCCGTAATAGATTTGCTCGACCAGCGAGCGGTCCTTGATGTGCAGGACCTGCAGGCGCGCGCGCTCCACATTGATGGTGCGCAGCGGCAACCCCTCGCGCCCGATGCGCGGCAGGATGTAGCCGCCGCTGCGGAAGGCCAGCGCCGGCCGGCGATTCAGCACCTCGATATCCCGGGTCTGCGGGGCGGACAGCGTCTCGGTCCCGCCGGCAGCCGGCAGGCCCGCCTTCAGGGTGACGGTGTAGCGGCGGCCATGCTCCAGCTTCTGGATGCACAGGCTGCGGTCGCGCACCACGATGGGGCGGGCCAGAAGGGTGCCGGCATCGGCGGCGGGGGTGCCGCCCGTGGCCTGCCCCGGGGCGGGGGCCGCCTTGGCCAGGATCTCGACCTTGCCGGCGTAGGGGTCCTGCAGCCCGGCCCGGGCCTTGGCCAGCGGCCGGTTGAAGGTGAAGCAGGCCTCGGGGTCGTCCCGCTCCGCCGACACATCGACCCCGGTCAGGCCGAAGGGGCCGGCATCAGGGTTGGCGCCCTGAGTCGGGGGGCCCGCAGGAGGTGTGGCGGATGGCGTACCGGTCGGCTTTCCCGCTTGGGCCGGCGCCGGCTGCGGGGCCGGGGGGCGCTCTTGGGGGGAAGCTGTGACGGCGGCGGGCAGGAAGACAGCCAGAGCGAGGGCCGCGACAAAGCTACGCACCATGGGCGACGGGGCCTCCACCCCGATAATAACGGCAAGAAACAAGGGCAGCCGGGGCCCTGTTCTTCGGGCCTTCGACCAGTCAGGAGGCCAGAGGACGATGTTTTGGACGGTATTGCAACAGGCGCGTTGTCGGTACGGCCCGCCGTTCGTCCTGGGAACGCTAGGCCAAAGGCGATAGCGGGCCCACAGGACGGACGTTTCGGCCAAGCCTCTGGGCGGGCTGCTCTTTTGCCGGCGGCCTATCCCGCGCGGCACCCGCCGCCGCCGGCATCGGCCACCTTGGCACCTTGCGGGGTGGCCCGGCCGGGCTTATCGCTGGGGGACCGCACCCGAGAAGAAGGGGGGAACACCCCATGCCCCTGGGCAGCCTGATCCAGCCGTTCCGCCATCATCCCAGCCTGTATATCGGCCTGGGCTTCGGTGTCGTCGTGGGCGCCGCCGCCACGCACGCGACCCGGCCGGTCAGCGCCACGCTGGTCGGCTGGTGCGCTGGCATCGTGCTGTACATCGCCCTGGTGCTGATCCATTTCGGCCGGGCCGACGTGAACAGCATCCGCGCCCGCGCCCGCGAACTGGAATCGGGCAAGTGGGTGATCCTGCTGGTCACCAGCCTGGCGGCGCTGGCGTCGCTGGTCGCCATCGTGATGGAGGTGGCGGATGCCAAGGGCACGCCCGACGTGGCCGGCAGCGCCATCCTGGGGGCCGCCACCGTGCTGTGTTCCTGGGCCTTCGTGCACATGATCTTCGCCCAGCACTATGCCCACGCGTACTGGCTGGAGGGCAAGGGCATCGATTTCCCCGGCTGCAAGCAGCCCGACTACTGGGAATTCCTCTATTTCGCCTTCACCATCGGCATGACGGCGCAGGTGTCGGACGTGACGACCCAGACGGCCGTCATCCGCCGCGCCGTGCTGGCGCACAGCCTGCTGTCCTTCCTGTTCAACACCGCCATCCTGGCGCTGGGCATCAACCTGGGCGCCGGCCTGATGGGGAATTGAAGTCATGAAAAAGGGCGGCGCCGTCGCCGGTCGCCGCCCCTTTGGTTTTCCGCTGAAGGTTTCCGCCTACTCGGCGCCCTTCACCACGTGATGCAGCGGGATGACGACCGGCTCCTCCTTCGGCGTCACGAAGCGGCCGAACTTGGGCGTCAGCCACTTGTTGATGTCATCCACGATGGTGAAGACGGCGGGCACGAACACCAGCGACAGCAGGGTGGAGGTGATCAGGCCGCCGATGACGGCCGTCGCCATGGGCTGCTGGAACGAGCTGTCGTTGCCGATGCCGAAGGCGATGGGAACCATGCCCGCCACCATGGCGATGGTGGTCATGATGATGGGGCGGGCACGCTTGGCGCCGGCATCCAGCAGGGCCTCCCGCCGCCCCATGCCCCGGTCGCGCATCGAGACGATGGCGTATTCCACCAGCAGGATGGAGTTCTTGGTCACGATGCCCATCAGCATCAGGATGCCGATCAAGGCCGGCAGCGACAGCGACATGTGGCCGATCATCAGGGCGGCGAAGGCGCCGCCGAAGCTGAGCGGCAGGGCGGTCATGATGGTGACCGGCTGGAAGAAGTTGCGGAACAGCAGGATCAGCACCGCCAGGATCAGCAGGAAGGCGGTGGCCAGCGCGATGGCGAAGCCGATCATCATGTTCTGCATCTCCTGCGTCTGCCCGTAGGCGGGCTTGGAGATGCCGGGCGGCATGTGGGTCATGGACGGCAGGGCGTTGATGGCCTTCATGGCCTCACCCACGTCGATGCCGCGCAGGTCGGCCTCGACCGCCAGCTTGCGGGCCCGGTCGAAACGCTCGATCTGGACGGCGCCGGCGCCCATGCCGATCTCGGCCACCGCCCGCAGGGGCAGCAGGTCGCCGGCGGAGGTCCGCACCCGCAGGTTCTCCATCACGTCCATGTCGGCCCGGTACTTGGGGTCGATCTGCACACGGATGGGCACCTGGCGGTCGCCCAGGTTGAACTTGGCCACGCTGGTGTCCAGGTCGCCCAGGGTGGCGATCTTGGCCATCTGGCCGATGGCGGCCACGGAGACGCCCTGCTCCGCCGCCCGGTCGAAGTAGGGGCGGATCTGGATTTCGGGGCGCAGCAGGGCCGCGGTGGAGGTGACGTTGGCCAGGAAGGGCAGCTGCCGCATCTCGTCCAGCACCTGGTTGGAGAAGCGCTCCAGCGCCGGGCCGTCATTGCTGGTCAGCAGGACGCTGATGTCCTTGGCGCCCCAGCCGATGGAGGAGTTGAAGCCGATGTGGGCGCCGGGGACCTTGTTCAATTCCGGCGTCACCTCCGCCTCGAACTGCTGCTTGGACAGCTTGCGTTCGCTCTTGGGCTTCAGGATGGCGGTGACGGCGCCGTTGCGCAGCTGGTTGTTGCGGCCGGCGCGGGTCCAGACGTGCAGCACCTCGGGACGCTTGGCCAGGATCTGGCCCACCATCTGGGTGGTGGCGTCCGTCTCGGCCAGGGTGACGCCGGGGGGCAGGACCACCTGGACGGTGGACAGGCCGTTGTCGCTGGGCGGCACGAAACCGGACGGCAGCTGCGTGGCCATGAACAGCGACACCAGGAAGATGGCCACACCCGCCATGACGGTCAGCCAGCGGTGGTTCATGCTCCAGTTCAGCAGGTGCACATAACGGGCGATCCAGGGACCTTCATGGCTGTCATGGTCCTTCTGGTTCGGCTTCAGCATGTAGGCGGCCATCAGGGGCGTGATCAGGCGCGCCACCAGCAGCGAGAACAGCACGGCCACGGCCACCGTCAGGCCGAAGGACTTGAAGAACTGGCCGACGATGCCGTCCATGAAGGACACGGGCAGGAAGACGACGACGATGGTCATGGTGGTGGCCACCACCGCCAGGCCGATCTCGTCCGACGCCTCAAGCGCGGCCTGGAAGGGGCGCTTGCCCATGCGGATGTGGCGAACGATGTTCTCGATCTCCACGATCGCGTCGTCGACCAGGATGCCCACCACCAGCGACAGCGCCAGCAGGGTGATGCCGTTCAGCGAGAAGCCCAGCGCCTTCATGGCCAGGAAGGTGGGGATGATCGACAGCGGCATGGCCAGCGCCGAGATGAAGGTGGCCCGGCCGTCGCGCAGGAACCACCACACCACCAGCACCGCCAGGATGGAGCCCAGCACCAGGGATTCCACCGAGTCGGCGAAGCTCTGCTTGGTGTACTTGACGTTGTCGAAGATCAGGTTGAAGTGGACGTCGGGGTACTGCTTCGTCAGCTTCTGGATTTCCTCGTCCACGCCCTTGGCGATGGTCACTTCCGAGGAATGCGGCGCGCGGCGGATGCTGAAGCCCACCGTGGACTGCCCGTCATACCGGGAGACGAAGCGCATCTCCGACGTGCCGTCGGTGACGGTGCCAAGGTCGCTGAGGCGCACCTTGGCGGCGGAACCGGCGAAGGTGCCGAAATAGACGGGGATGGTGATCTCGGTATTGGCCAGTTCCTCCACCGTGCGGGCGGAGCCCAGGGTGCGGATGGACTGTTCCTTGGCGCCGACGGCGCCCCGGCCGCCCGGCATGTCCACGTTCAGGGACCGCAGCTGGGAATTGACCTCATCGGCCGTGATGCCCCGCGCCATCAGGCGGTTGGGGTCCAGGTTGATGCGGATTTCGCGGTCCAGCCCGCCGAAACGCTCGGCGGCACCCACGCCCGGCACGTGGGTGATGGCGCGGCTGATGTCGTTGTCGATCAGCCACGAGAGGTCCACCACCGACCGGCTGTCGGAGGAGACGGCGTAGGTCAGCAACTCGTCGCCGGTGGCGTCCTGGCGTTCCACCTGCGGTTCATAGATGTCGGAGGGCAGGTTGGAGCGGATGCGCGACATGGCGTTGCGCACGTCATTGACGGCGCGATCGGTGTCGTAGCCGATCTTGAATTCCAGCACCGTGTTGGACAGGCCGTCGGTGATGGTGGAGGAGACGTGGTCCAGGCCCACGATGCTGGACACCGCGTCCTCGACCAGCTTGGTCACCTGGATTTCCATTTCCGACGGGGCGGCACCCGGCCGGCTGACCGACACGGTCACCACCGGGAAATCGATGTCCGGATCCTGCGTCACGTTCAGCGTGAAGTAGGAGACCAGGCCCGCCACGAGCAGGACGATGAACAGGACGATGGGCGGAATGGGATGGCGGATGGCGACCGCGGAGATATTGCCGCTGCTCATGATGATGCCCCCTTGCCCGCGATCACTGCTGGTCCGGCAGCGGCTTGACGGCCGTGTCGGAAATCTTGTCGACCACCGTGACCAGGTCGCCGTCCTTCAGGTAGCCCGCCCCCGACAGCACCACCTTTTCCCCCGGCTTCACGCCGGACAGGATGGCGATGTTGCCGCCCTGGCGGGCGCCGGTGGCGATGCTGCGGGCGGTGACGATGCCCTTGTCATCCACGACGAAGGCCAACGGCTTCACCTCGCGGTAGACGACGGCGCTTTCCGGCACCACCAGCGAGTTGACGACGCCCACGGCCACGCGGCCGGTGACGAACATGCCGGGCCGCAGGTCGGGGTTGCGCTCCAGGTCGATGCGCAGGTGGCCCAGGCGGGTCTTGCTGTCCACCGTCGGTTCCACCACCCGGACGGTGCCGGTGTAAGCATGGGAGGTGTTGTCGCCGTCCACGGTGACGGCCACCGTCTGGCCGGCCTTCACCGTCATCATGTCGTTCTCCGGCACCTCGGCCACCAGTTCCACGCGGTTGTCGCGGATCATGCGGAACAGTTCGGTGCCGCCGGCGGTCAGCACGGCGCCGATGCGGGCGCTGCGGGCGGTGATGGTGCCGTCGGACGGCGCCCGCACCTCAGCCTGCTTCAGGTGGGCCTGGGACAGCGCGCGGTTGGCTTCGGCCACGCCGATGCGGGCCCGCATGCTGGTGGCCAGCGCCCGGCGGTTGTCCAGGTCCTGGCTGCTCATATAGCCGTTGTG
Proteins encoded in this region:
- a CDS encoding alpha-2-macroglobulin yields the protein MSAERDDPEACFTFNRPLAKARAGLQDPYAGKVEILAKAAPAPGQATGGTPAADAGTLLARPIVVRDRSLCIQKLEHGRRYTVTLKAGLPAAGGTETLSAPQTRDIEVLNRRPALAFRSGGYILPRIGREGLPLRTINVERARLQVLHIKDRSLVEQIYYGRLNQTLNDIDVGSLVEKNGELVWRGEMAVGDKRNQAQVTPFPIDAVLGQLKPGVYVAVAEDATAKAASWEGRATQWFIVSDLGLTTLSGTNGLLVYVHSLRTATPLAGVEVRVVARDNKELGKVVTGPDGAARFDAASGAAKGQALFASTKDGDFSFLDLTAPGLDLAARGAAGRPSPGALDAYVFADRGIYRPGEAVHVTTLLRDAAAQAVAGRPLTLKVQRPDGLEIERLALADRGNGGYAAIVDVPSNAAAGTWTMTVHADADGPAVGTLRLQVADFVPPRVNLDLSADQARIGPEGALTLSVNGRTPAGVPAANLAGTLSVTLRPAADPFPQLQGLQYQGYRFGLAQEDGAPRQETLPGFATDANGVASVPVSLKGKLDGSRPLEAVFHAALFDVGGGTTAHDLVVPVERHPYTIGIRPRFADDAVPEGATAGFDVIAVSPDGKPLDKGQLSYDLYEERLDYVWFEANGSWDYKPQVRDQKLTGGTVAATAKGPAGIEAPVTSGRYRLEVYDPATGVAGSVRFAAGSWVSARLGETPDAVEVTVKGAVGGGPLVPGSKASVFVRPPYRSTVLITLADRAVRQTLTREIGAEGALVEVPVDADIGGGAYIIANAFAPVEAGRRSLPRRAVGVDWLPVAMAGRTLTPKIDGPAESRPRTTVHIPIVVPGAAPGQGVHLVLSAVDQGVLDLTGYKTPDPEGWFYGQRQLGVDIHDVYGRLTAPHGAPSAPPPAAAPSSDSVPPRGAPVVALYTGVLAVGNDGKVQVPLALPDFQGRLRLMATVWSAGALGHADRVLSVRDPVQADMVLPRFLAPEDTARLTLTLNNVSGVKGTYTVTLQAEGPLSFPVDTANRGVGAKKRKGKDVARPEPRDVVAVFRSVAKGGKVTLNRDIKGLAVGNGRLVMTVKGPEGLNLTRDFTVPVRGNLPVVTRHETVDIRPGTTVQVPSESAQGLRPETAVAGLALSPLPELDVPGLLMTLDRNAYGSSEQIASRSLPLLYLGDAAKALGLSTDAALRERVDRAIDKVLTLERADGGFALWSADGPAEPWLSAYVMDFLTRARDAGHAVPDAPYRKGLDWLVRSVGNSWVEPADLPARAYALAVVAKAKAVDTAAVRYFYETFWDRLPTRLARAHAAAALAAAGLPQAQEAYARVDGLRITLPGMRDFGSDLRDRAASLALLAEGNVPVDRLAAQAKEVQGLLREPALIGSQERAWLLVAAHGLAQRAGSMTLGLAGQAPAETRPLVRRLEIGGRPLSVANGGQQPVQRTVAVSGIPLVTDATAPATQGYAIERRLLDLKGKPVDPAHVHQNDLLAVVLSGKADGTAPTQILVSDPVAAGLAIETVRIARGGLPPELSGAVGDISDATHVEAREDRYVAAVDLTADRRDFRLVYLVRAVLPGTYAQAPAQVEEWTSPNHQATGVAGSLVIVP
- a CDS encoding DUF1345 domain-containing protein, translating into MPLGSLIQPFRHHPSLYIGLGFGVVVGAAATHATRPVSATLVGWCAGIVLYIALVLIHFGRADVNSIRARARELESGKWVILLVTSLAALASLVAIVMEVADAKGTPDVAGSAILGAATVLCSWAFVHMIFAQHYAHAYWLEGKGIDFPGCKQPDYWEFLYFAFTIGMTAQVSDVTTQTAVIRRAVLAHSLLSFLFNTAILALGINLGAGLMGN
- a CDS encoding efflux RND transporter permease subunit gives rise to the protein MSSGNISAVAIRHPIPPIVLFIVLLVAGLVSYFTLNVTQDPDIDFPVVTVSVSRPGAAPSEMEIQVTKLVEDAVSSIVGLDHVSSTITDGLSNTVLEFKIGYDTDRAVNDVRNAMSRIRSNLPSDIYEPQVERQDATGDELLTYAVSSDSRSVVDLSWLIDNDISRAITHVPGVGAAERFGGLDREIRINLDPNRLMARGITADEVNSQLRSLNVDMPGGRGAVGAKEQSIRTLGSARTVEELANTEITIPVYFGTFAGSAAKVRLSDLGTVTDGTSEMRFVSRYDGQSTVGFSIRRAPHSSEVTIAKGVDEEIQKLTKQYPDVHFNLIFDNVKYTKQSFADSVESLVLGSILAVLVVWWFLRDGRATFISALAMPLSIIPTFLAMKALGFSLNGITLLALSLVVGILVDDAIVEIENIVRHIRMGKRPFQAALEASDEIGLAVVATTMTIVVVFLPVSFMDGIVGQFFKSFGLTVAVAVLFSLLVARLITPLMAAYMLKPNQKDHDSHEGPWIARYVHLLNWSMNHRWLTVMAGVAIFLVSLFMATQLPSGFVPPSDNGLSTVQVVLPPGVTLAETDATTQMVGQILAKRPEVLHVWTRAGRNNQLRNGAVTAILKPKSERKLSKQQFEAEVTPELNKVPGAHIGFNSSIGWGAKDISVLLTSNDGPALERFSNQVLDEMRQLPFLANVTSTAALLRPEIQIRPYFDRAAEQGVSVAAIGQMAKIATLGDLDTSVAKFNLGDRQVPIRVQIDPKYRADMDVMENLRVRTSAGDLLPLRAVAEIGMGAGAVQIERFDRARKLAVEADLRGIDVGEAMKAINALPSMTHMPPGISKPAYGQTQEMQNMMIGFAIALATAFLLILAVLILLFRNFFQPVTIMTALPLSFGGAFAALMIGHMSLSLPALIGILMLMGIVTKNSILLVEYAIVSMRDRGMGRREALLDAGAKRARPIIMTTIAMVAGMVPIAFGIGNDSSFQQPMATAVIGGLITSTLLSLVFVPAVFTIVDDINKWLTPKFGRFVTPKEEPVVIPLHHVVKGAE
- a CDS encoding efflux RND transporter periplasmic adaptor subunit; this translates as MTLHSAEIPANGTELGHFAPAGRGQSGLRRYRWWLLAGGVVVLGVGIAAYVLTHAGAKTAAPAAAPAKVSALPVTVATSAMAPVTRSLLVTGSLAAFDDLPIGTETSGLALAEVLVDVGDQVKKGQLLARFNDDVLKADLAQKEAALAEAKGNAMEADANYSRAQELNHNGYMSSQDLDNRRALATSMRARIGVAEANRALSQAHLKQAEVRAPSDGTITARSARIGAVLTAGGTELFRMIRDNRVELVAEVPENDMMTVKAGQTVAVTVDGDNTSHAYTGTVRVVEPTVDSKTRLGHLRIDLERNPDLRPGMFVTGRVAVGVVNSLVVPESAVVYREVKPLAFVVDDKGIVTARSIATGARQGGNIAILSGVKPGEKVVLSGAGYLKDGDLVTVVDKISDTAVKPLPDQQ